In Anabrus simplex isolate iqAnaSimp1 chromosome 14, ASM4041472v1, whole genome shotgun sequence, a genomic segment contains:
- the LOC136885697 gene encoding uncharacterized protein isoform X1, which yields MDEDGVDPSTINKSPHVLKSAVEDVNKLDVLVCGRCLRVCHFVEEFKLHKITESCGEGKDAFEQVDREKKEGAVENTWAFLLWKNAQHMNSSLSTLTLYQQWRRLPEERKEAWIIAGQSIQRFKILSHAKIQGVQNNEALPLSKVKAQLNKVVGAGKENTKVESKSVVQQLLKRVVQTLPVNKSEGQKKKTGLNNLPNKDVRTPVTQTGSQVNSHPGTFSETEEPSLLMSPRREERLLREEFEEENSVGKVDDKPEESNGVKPDKELDIGVRDSGEEQQKTEITYDESPEIKTEVLSDIDNKSMSDKEDTENRPPLLKSAPSQNTNMLSRRVINKDTNAGDSSEDEYVVEKILAKRYNPRKKHFEYLLKWEGYPHDQNTWEPVQNMATCVELVKTFEQNLAKQRAAQEQQKRLAQAVASSQKQPVKLERFSTPLKVEPSTPSPTDVSSSGRPVRNSKKKALGRMKTWCGSIGREDDENGGKRKAESSSDSEDGMPTKKIKLEPEDDYDDYGMDDSGNESSEEDKGIVWRQRNTNLSQNRQTKAGNIIVKSKDQFSSGIKKIPGPPLKKIPTADSSNVNGMSTEDEEKHEESNDLAVQLGLESPTKPRSPLKSSQPPVLVANSKGVVKVDPCQLPNLTSGVYIVANKSPVEIPVKAKGVDIKQIPARKSEPGSQPSAGQTGIVRKLQSSGSATTGEQGAAESLKLPKSGLVLNPAAISAMGGTLPKKPLLNAALQNSRPKLASPRLLGPRPGVLGPRPRLLGPRPELGQRPKLLGARTEQSSLATANLKNTDPNNKTSPPGQSALTPRSALTTPGTRPRLPLLRPTLPSGVFRPSVGALGAKRAPIGIPGVQTKITSAVKPRHPAQKVLSPLTAQTKSGVKPIQAMLGGAVSPMTPLAELAAAKRAARMASLQAQRDGPGLQKKGLKPEIGRGRGRGRGVHLSNSFQEAELRHKESKLVDTDGVHMEFHQESSESDSDDNLPDLPMGDLPPLEPPSPPRPFTLCPITGKILCKAEGERTPPPSPEPTEQEEVAPEDGNTEEILPDRRDTSPLRGSEDRETLLKVEMSPGGTTSKVVRENNAENGGTFGVAEGSERLTVTKIADDAKNAAEIVRSVQVMKGPGGISVPATKLSLSSNEVNTELVTMGDGVVYQISKEDREALEGQHCVYVTTEQIENGDGQNTGILTLNTAVAEAVAQMGGVPERLMTERSGCSQFYVRESESSDDLVMATVVDATDAEGNPESELVTHMVRQGELIPGTRVILQSEDGTSVVYSEEVDADKEGAVVTHMVDGEVSQVADQSDPENIVHTDAQIVGGGDINPETGKRRVLLLLPNGQLMVTDVEEEIEDEGEQTGEKTSFNQLLFPSKEFS from the coding sequence GTGGACCGTGAGAAAAAGGAGGGAGCAGTCGAGAATACATGGGCGTTCTTGTTGTGGAAAAATGCCCAGCACATGAACAGTAGTTTGAGTACACTGACTCTCTACCAACAGTGGAGGAGGTTACCTGAGGAGCGTAAGGAGGCATGGATAATTGCTGGCCAAAGTATCCAACGTTTCAAGATTTTATCACATGCCAAGATCCAGGGAGTACAAAATAATGAAGCTTTGCCTCTATCTAAGGTAAAAGCTCagttaaataaagttgtaggggctgGAAAAGAAAATACTAAAGTAGAATCTAAGAGTGTAGTTCAGCAGTTATTGAAACGTGTCGTACAAACTTTGCCTGTTAACAAAAGTGAAGGGCAGAAGAAAAAGACGGGGCTTAACAATCTACCTAATAAGGATGTTCGCACTCCTGTGACACAGACAGGATCACAAGTTAACAGTCATCCTGGCACCTTCTCTGAAACTGAAGAGCCTTCTCTGTTGATGTCTCCAAGAAGAGAAGAAAGGTTATTACGGGAGGAATTTGAAGAAGAGAATAGTGTTGGAAAGGTCGATGACAAACCTGAGGAATCCAACGGTGTGAAGCCTGATAAAGAGCTAGATATCGGAGTCAGGGATTCAGGGGAAGAGCAGCAGAAGACAGAAATAACTTATGATGAATCCCCTGAGATTAAAACTGAGGTCTTGAGTGATATTGACAACAAGAGTATGAGTGACAAGGAGGATACCGAGAACAGACCACCTCTGCTAAAATCTGCTCCATCACAGAACACCAACATGTTGTCCAGGCGAGTTATAAACAAAGACACCAATGCAGGAGATTCCAGTGAGGATGAGTATGTGGTGGAAAAAATTCTAGCTAAACGATATAATCCTCGCAAGAAACATTTTGAGTATCTTCTCAAGTGGGAAGGGTACCCACACGATCAAAATACGTGGGAACCTGTGCAGAATATGGCAACGTGTGTGGAGTTAGTGAAAACATTTGAACAGAATCTTGCAAAACAAAGAGCTGCTCAAGAACAACAGAAAAGATTAGCACAGGCTGTTGCCTCTTCTCAGAAACAACCTGTAAAGCTTGAGAGGTTCTCCACGCCATTGAAAGTGGAGCCTTCTACTCCTAGTCCTACCGATGTTTCTTCCTCTGGCAGGCCTGTTCGGAATAGCAAGAAGAAAGCTCTTGGGAGGATGAAAACTTGGTGTGGATCAATAGGCAGAGAGGATGATGAAAATGGAGGCAAAAGAAAAGCAGAATCGAGTAGCGATTCTGAGGATGGAATGCCTACAAAGAAGATAAAACTAGAACCTGAGGATGATTACGATGATTATGGCATGGATGATTCTGGTAACGAATCATCTGAGGAGGACAAGGGTATTGTATGGCGCCAACGAAATACAAATCTTTCTCAGAACAGGCAAACAAAAGCAGGAAACATAATTGTGAAATCTAAGGATCAGTTCTCGTCAGGCATAAAGAAAATACCTGGTCCTCCATTGAAGAAGATACCTACAGCTGATTCAAGCAATGTAAATGGAATGTCTACTGAGGatgaagaaaagcatgaagaaagtAATGATTTGGCTGTACAGTTGGGTTTGGAATCTCCTACCAAGCCACGTTCACCCCTCAAATCTTCACAACCACCCGTATTAGTTGCCAACTCTAAAGGTGTTGTCAAAGTTGACCCTTGTCAGTTACCCAACCTAACATCTGGAGTGTATATTGTTGCTAATAAATCGCctgttgaaatacctgtcaaagcTAAAGGGGTGGATATTAAACAAATTCCTGCACGTAAATCTGAACCTGGAAGTCAACCATCAGCTGGACAGACAGGAATAGTTCGTAAACTTCAATCATCAGGTTCAGCAACAACTGGAGAACAGGGTGCAGCAGAATCTCTAAAGTTACCAAAATCTGGTTTGGTATTAAATCCAGCTGCCATTTCAGCAATGGGTGGTACTTTACCTAAAAAACCGCTTCTAAATGCAGCTTTACAAAACAGTAGACCAAAATTGGCATCTCCACGTCTTCTCGGGCCTCGTCCTGGTGTTTTGGGACCTCGTCCGAGATTGTTGGGACCTCGTCCCGAATTGGGCCAGCGTCCTAAGTTGTTGGGTGCACGTACTGAACAATCATCGTTAGCAACAGCTAATTTGAAAAATACGGATCCCAATAACAAAACATCCCCACCTGGTCAATCTGCTCTGACCCCTCGTTCGGCACTGACCACTCCGGGTACAAGACCACGCCTGCCTCTCCTACGACCCACATTGCCTTCGGGAGTGTTTCGTCCATCTGTTGGAGCCCTTGGAGCTAAAAGAGCTCCCATTGGAATCCCAGGAGTGCAGACTAAAATTACAAGTGCTGTAAAACCTCGTCATCCAGCACAGAAAGTCTTATCTCCTCTTACAGCTCAGACAAAAAGTGGTGTAAAACCAATCCAGGCTATGTTGGGAGGGGCGGTGTCTCCCATGACTCCGCTAGCCGAACTAGCAGCTGCCAAAAGAGCCGCTCGAATGGCAAGCCTTCAAGCTCAGAGGGATGGTCCAGGTTTACAGAAGAAAGGTTTGAAACCTGAAATAGGTAGGGGAAGAGGAAGAGGCCGAGGTGTCCATTTATCAAATTCTTTTCAGGAAGCTGAACTTAGACACAAGGAAAGCAAACTTGTGGATACTGACGGAGTTCACATGGAGTTCCATCAAGAGTCTAGTGAGAGTGATAGTGATGATAACCTTCCTGATTTGCCCATGGGAGATTTACCCCCTTTAGAACCCCCAAGTCCTCCAAGACCCTTCACACTTTGTCCTATCACTGGTAAAATACTTTGCAAAGCTGAAGGAGAACGTACACCCCCACCTAGTCCAGAACCAACTGAGCAGGAAGAAGTCGCCCCTGAAGACGGAAATACTGAAGAGATTCTTCCTGATCGACGAGATACATCTCCGCTGCGTGGAAGTGAAGACAGAGAGACCCTTCTTAAAGTAGAGATGAGTCCTGGGGGAACGACGAGTAAAGTCGTCAGGGAGAATAATGCAGAAAATGGTGGAACATTTGGAGTTGCTGAAGGATCAGAAAGATTAACTGTCACAAAAATTGCTGATGATGCCAAGAATGCTGCAGAAATTGTAAGGAGTGTTCAGGTTATGAAAGGACCTGGAGGAATATCAGTACCTGCCACAAAATTATCTTTAAGTTCTAATGAAGTGAATACAGAATTAGTGACTATGGGTGATGGAGTGGTGTATCAGATTTCTAAGGAAGACAGAGAAGCTCTCGAAGGTCAACATTGTGTTTATGTAACTACAGAACAGATTGAAAATGGAGATGGACAGAATACTGGTATACTAACATTAAACACTGCCGTCGCCGAAGCAGTTGCTCAGATGGGAGGTGTTCCAGAACGTTTAATGACGGAACGAAGTGGCTGTTCTCAGTTCTATGTCAGGGAATCAGAATCGAGTGACGATCTGGTGATGGCAACTGTTGTTGATGCTACGGATGCGGAGGGAAACCCAGAATCAGAGCTTGTGACACATATGGTGCGTCAGGGCGAACTTATCCCAGGTACGAGAGTTATTCTACAGTCAGAAGATGGTACTTCGGTAGTTTACTCGGAGGAAGTGGATGCAGACAAAGAAGGTGCCGTAGTTACACATATGGTGGATGGTGAGGTCAGCCAGGTAGCAGACCAGAGCGATCCAGAAAATATTGTTCACACCGATGCACAGATCGTGGGTGGGGGCGACATCAATCCTGAAACCGGTAAACGGCGTGTGCTTCTCCTACTTCCGAACGGACAGTTGATGGTGACGGACGTTGAGGAAGAGATTGAGGATGAAGGTGAACAGACTGGTGAAAAAACGTCATTCAACCAACTTCTTTTTCCATCAAAAGAGTTTTCATGA
- the LOC136885697 gene encoding uncharacterized protein isoform X2, protein MLLFHQPVDREKKEGAVENTWAFLLWKNAQHMNSSLSTLTLYQQWRRLPEERKEAWIIAGQSIQRFKILSHAKIQGVQNNEALPLSKVKAQLNKVVGAGKENTKVESKSVVQQLLKRVVQTLPVNKSEGQKKKTGLNNLPNKDVRTPVTQTGSQVNSHPGTFSETEEPSLLMSPRREERLLREEFEEENSVGKVDDKPEESNGVKPDKELDIGVRDSGEEQQKTEITYDESPEIKTEVLSDIDNKSMSDKEDTENRPPLLKSAPSQNTNMLSRRVINKDTNAGDSSEDEYVVEKILAKRYNPRKKHFEYLLKWEGYPHDQNTWEPVQNMATCVELVKTFEQNLAKQRAAQEQQKRLAQAVASSQKQPVKLERFSTPLKVEPSTPSPTDVSSSGRPVRNSKKKALGRMKTWCGSIGREDDENGGKRKAESSSDSEDGMPTKKIKLEPEDDYDDYGMDDSGNESSEEDKGIVWRQRNTNLSQNRQTKAGNIIVKSKDQFSSGIKKIPGPPLKKIPTADSSNVNGMSTEDEEKHEESNDLAVQLGLESPTKPRSPLKSSQPPVLVANSKGVVKVDPCQLPNLTSGVYIVANKSPVEIPVKAKGVDIKQIPARKSEPGSQPSAGQTGIVRKLQSSGSATTGEQGAAESLKLPKSGLVLNPAAISAMGGTLPKKPLLNAALQNSRPKLASPRLLGPRPGVLGPRPRLLGPRPELGQRPKLLGARTEQSSLATANLKNTDPNNKTSPPGQSALTPRSALTTPGTRPRLPLLRPTLPSGVFRPSVGALGAKRAPIGIPGVQTKITSAVKPRHPAQKVLSPLTAQTKSGVKPIQAMLGGAVSPMTPLAELAAAKRAARMASLQAQRDGPGLQKKGLKPEIGRGRGRGRGVHLSNSFQEAELRHKESKLVDTDGVHMEFHQESSESDSDDNLPDLPMGDLPPLEPPSPPRPFTLCPITGKILCKAEGERTPPPSPEPTEQEEVAPEDGNTEEILPDRRDTSPLRGSEDRETLLKVEMSPGGTTSKVVRENNAENGGTFGVAEGSERLTVTKIADDAKNAAEIVRSVQVMKGPGGISVPATKLSLSSNEVNTELVTMGDGVVYQISKEDREALEGQHCVYVTTEQIENGDGQNTGILTLNTAVAEAVAQMGGVPERLMTERSGCSQFYVRESESSDDLVMATVVDATDAEGNPESELVTHMVRQGELIPGTRVILQSEDGTSVVYSEEVDADKEGAVVTHMVDGEVSQVADQSDPENIVHTDAQIVGGGDINPETGKRRVLLLLPNGQLMVTDVEEEIEDEGEQTGEKTSFNQLLFPSKEFS, encoded by the coding sequence GTGGACCGTGAGAAAAAGGAGGGAGCAGTCGAGAATACATGGGCGTTCTTGTTGTGGAAAAATGCCCAGCACATGAACAGTAGTTTGAGTACACTGACTCTCTACCAACAGTGGAGGAGGTTACCTGAGGAGCGTAAGGAGGCATGGATAATTGCTGGCCAAAGTATCCAACGTTTCAAGATTTTATCACATGCCAAGATCCAGGGAGTACAAAATAATGAAGCTTTGCCTCTATCTAAGGTAAAAGCTCagttaaataaagttgtaggggctgGAAAAGAAAATACTAAAGTAGAATCTAAGAGTGTAGTTCAGCAGTTATTGAAACGTGTCGTACAAACTTTGCCTGTTAACAAAAGTGAAGGGCAGAAGAAAAAGACGGGGCTTAACAATCTACCTAATAAGGATGTTCGCACTCCTGTGACACAGACAGGATCACAAGTTAACAGTCATCCTGGCACCTTCTCTGAAACTGAAGAGCCTTCTCTGTTGATGTCTCCAAGAAGAGAAGAAAGGTTATTACGGGAGGAATTTGAAGAAGAGAATAGTGTTGGAAAGGTCGATGACAAACCTGAGGAATCCAACGGTGTGAAGCCTGATAAAGAGCTAGATATCGGAGTCAGGGATTCAGGGGAAGAGCAGCAGAAGACAGAAATAACTTATGATGAATCCCCTGAGATTAAAACTGAGGTCTTGAGTGATATTGACAACAAGAGTATGAGTGACAAGGAGGATACCGAGAACAGACCACCTCTGCTAAAATCTGCTCCATCACAGAACACCAACATGTTGTCCAGGCGAGTTATAAACAAAGACACCAATGCAGGAGATTCCAGTGAGGATGAGTATGTGGTGGAAAAAATTCTAGCTAAACGATATAATCCTCGCAAGAAACATTTTGAGTATCTTCTCAAGTGGGAAGGGTACCCACACGATCAAAATACGTGGGAACCTGTGCAGAATATGGCAACGTGTGTGGAGTTAGTGAAAACATTTGAACAGAATCTTGCAAAACAAAGAGCTGCTCAAGAACAACAGAAAAGATTAGCACAGGCTGTTGCCTCTTCTCAGAAACAACCTGTAAAGCTTGAGAGGTTCTCCACGCCATTGAAAGTGGAGCCTTCTACTCCTAGTCCTACCGATGTTTCTTCCTCTGGCAGGCCTGTTCGGAATAGCAAGAAGAAAGCTCTTGGGAGGATGAAAACTTGGTGTGGATCAATAGGCAGAGAGGATGATGAAAATGGAGGCAAAAGAAAAGCAGAATCGAGTAGCGATTCTGAGGATGGAATGCCTACAAAGAAGATAAAACTAGAACCTGAGGATGATTACGATGATTATGGCATGGATGATTCTGGTAACGAATCATCTGAGGAGGACAAGGGTATTGTATGGCGCCAACGAAATACAAATCTTTCTCAGAACAGGCAAACAAAAGCAGGAAACATAATTGTGAAATCTAAGGATCAGTTCTCGTCAGGCATAAAGAAAATACCTGGTCCTCCATTGAAGAAGATACCTACAGCTGATTCAAGCAATGTAAATGGAATGTCTACTGAGGatgaagaaaagcatgaagaaagtAATGATTTGGCTGTACAGTTGGGTTTGGAATCTCCTACCAAGCCACGTTCACCCCTCAAATCTTCACAACCACCCGTATTAGTTGCCAACTCTAAAGGTGTTGTCAAAGTTGACCCTTGTCAGTTACCCAACCTAACATCTGGAGTGTATATTGTTGCTAATAAATCGCctgttgaaatacctgtcaaagcTAAAGGGGTGGATATTAAACAAATTCCTGCACGTAAATCTGAACCTGGAAGTCAACCATCAGCTGGACAGACAGGAATAGTTCGTAAACTTCAATCATCAGGTTCAGCAACAACTGGAGAACAGGGTGCAGCAGAATCTCTAAAGTTACCAAAATCTGGTTTGGTATTAAATCCAGCTGCCATTTCAGCAATGGGTGGTACTTTACCTAAAAAACCGCTTCTAAATGCAGCTTTACAAAACAGTAGACCAAAATTGGCATCTCCACGTCTTCTCGGGCCTCGTCCTGGTGTTTTGGGACCTCGTCCGAGATTGTTGGGACCTCGTCCCGAATTGGGCCAGCGTCCTAAGTTGTTGGGTGCACGTACTGAACAATCATCGTTAGCAACAGCTAATTTGAAAAATACGGATCCCAATAACAAAACATCCCCACCTGGTCAATCTGCTCTGACCCCTCGTTCGGCACTGACCACTCCGGGTACAAGACCACGCCTGCCTCTCCTACGACCCACATTGCCTTCGGGAGTGTTTCGTCCATCTGTTGGAGCCCTTGGAGCTAAAAGAGCTCCCATTGGAATCCCAGGAGTGCAGACTAAAATTACAAGTGCTGTAAAACCTCGTCATCCAGCACAGAAAGTCTTATCTCCTCTTACAGCTCAGACAAAAAGTGGTGTAAAACCAATCCAGGCTATGTTGGGAGGGGCGGTGTCTCCCATGACTCCGCTAGCCGAACTAGCAGCTGCCAAAAGAGCCGCTCGAATGGCAAGCCTTCAAGCTCAGAGGGATGGTCCAGGTTTACAGAAGAAAGGTTTGAAACCTGAAATAGGTAGGGGAAGAGGAAGAGGCCGAGGTGTCCATTTATCAAATTCTTTTCAGGAAGCTGAACTTAGACACAAGGAAAGCAAACTTGTGGATACTGACGGAGTTCACATGGAGTTCCATCAAGAGTCTAGTGAGAGTGATAGTGATGATAACCTTCCTGATTTGCCCATGGGAGATTTACCCCCTTTAGAACCCCCAAGTCCTCCAAGACCCTTCACACTTTGTCCTATCACTGGTAAAATACTTTGCAAAGCTGAAGGAGAACGTACACCCCCACCTAGTCCAGAACCAACTGAGCAGGAAGAAGTCGCCCCTGAAGACGGAAATACTGAAGAGATTCTTCCTGATCGACGAGATACATCTCCGCTGCGTGGAAGTGAAGACAGAGAGACCCTTCTTAAAGTAGAGATGAGTCCTGGGGGAACGACGAGTAAAGTCGTCAGGGAGAATAATGCAGAAAATGGTGGAACATTTGGAGTTGCTGAAGGATCAGAAAGATTAACTGTCACAAAAATTGCTGATGATGCCAAGAATGCTGCAGAAATTGTAAGGAGTGTTCAGGTTATGAAAGGACCTGGAGGAATATCAGTACCTGCCACAAAATTATCTTTAAGTTCTAATGAAGTGAATACAGAATTAGTGACTATGGGTGATGGAGTGGTGTATCAGATTTCTAAGGAAGACAGAGAAGCTCTCGAAGGTCAACATTGTGTTTATGTAACTACAGAACAGATTGAAAATGGAGATGGACAGAATACTGGTATACTAACATTAAACACTGCCGTCGCCGAAGCAGTTGCTCAGATGGGAGGTGTTCCAGAACGTTTAATGACGGAACGAAGTGGCTGTTCTCAGTTCTATGTCAGGGAATCAGAATCGAGTGACGATCTGGTGATGGCAACTGTTGTTGATGCTACGGATGCGGAGGGAAACCCAGAATCAGAGCTTGTGACACATATGGTGCGTCAGGGCGAACTTATCCCAGGTACGAGAGTTATTCTACAGTCAGAAGATGGTACTTCGGTAGTTTACTCGGAGGAAGTGGATGCAGACAAAGAAGGTGCCGTAGTTACACATATGGTGGATGGTGAGGTCAGCCAGGTAGCAGACCAGAGCGATCCAGAAAATATTGTTCACACCGATGCACAGATCGTGGGTGGGGGCGACATCAATCCTGAAACCGGTAAACGGCGTGTGCTTCTCCTACTTCCGAACGGACAGTTGATGGTGACGGACGTTGAGGAAGAGATTGAGGATGAAGGTGAACAGACTGGTGAAAAAACGTCATTCAACCAACTTCTTTTTCCATCAAAAGAGTTTTCATGA